TCCCACAGCAGATCGGGCATGGCGCCTCCGGGACGCCCCCCCAACTCGTCCCACATCTTGCCCAGGATCTGTCGCCGCCATTCCTCTTCGCCGGCCTCGTGCCCAAGGGCCCAGCGCAAGGTCGTCAGGTAGGGTGCCGCCTGCACCTCCGGGGCGGGCGAGGGCTTCGATTGCTGAGTTTCGCGGCTGGCGCTGTTTCGCTTCAGCCTGAGCAGGCCCCTCAACCGTGTCCACCAGCCGCCCTTGCTCTTCTTCTCCTTCTCTCCCGTGCCTGCCTGTCCCAGGCTCTTCTCCAGCAGCCGAACTTGAATCTCCGACAGCCGCGGCCGCAGGACGTCCTCCTCTGCCTCCTTGCCTCCCTCTCGATCCGCCTCCGCTCCCCCCGCCAGCACCTGCCGCATCACCTGCATCGCCACCCCGCCCAACAGCCGCACTGCGTCCTCCAGCGGAAAGCGAGAAAAATCGACATCGCGCGGCGCCCGGCTCATGCCCTGAGTATACGTCTCGTCGAGGCTCCAGTCCGGCGATCAGGCCGGTGACCTTTGCCCGGCGGGCTGCTCCACCTATAATCGGCCCTGCAAAATGAAAGACTTCTACCGGGGTTTCAAGTTGGGGATTCTGGGCGGGGGACAACTGGGCAAGATGCTCATCCGGTCGGCCATGGACTTCAATATCGCCTGCACCGTCATGGACCCCGACCCCAAGGCTCCTTGCAGCCGCTTCGCCAACGAGTTCCAGGCCGGCGACCTGACCGACTTCGACCAGGTCGTCGAGTTCGGACGCCAGGCCGACCTGCTCACCATCGAGATCGAGAACGTCAACTGCGACGCGCTGGAGGCGCTGGAGAAAGAAGGACGGCTGGTGCGTCCGCAGTCGTCGGTCTTGCGCCTGATTCAGGACAAGGGCCTGCAAAAGCAGTTTTTTGAGGAGCACGGCATTCCCACCTCGGAGTTCGAGTTGGTGGAGGGACGCCACGACTTGTCCCGTCACGCCGGGCTGCTTCCCGCATTTCTCAAGCTGCGCCGGGCCGGTTACGACGGGCGCGGCGTGCAGCGTCTCAGCAACGCCGGAGACTTCGTCCAAGCTTTCCAGGCTCCCTCGGTGCTGGAACGGGAGGTCGACTTCCAAAAAGAGATTTCAGTCATCGTGGCCCGCAACCCCTCGGGAGATGTGCGTGCTTTTCCGGTGGTGGAGCTTGAATTCCATCCCGAGGAGCATTTGGTCGAGTTCCTCTTCTCGCCGGCCGAACTCGATGACGAGACGGCCCGCGAGGCCTCCCGCATCGCCTGCACCGTGGCCGAGAAGCTCGGGATCGAGGGACTTCTGGCGGTGGAGATGTTTCTCGACCGCCAGGGCAGGGTGCTGGTCAACGAACTGGCTCCCCGCAAGCACAACAGCGGACACCACACCATCGAAGCCAACCTCACTTCGCAGTTCGAACAGCACCTTCGCGCCATCTTCGACCTCCCGCTGGGCAGCACTCACGCCCTGGCACCGGCCGTCATGGTCAACCTGCTGGGCGCCCCCGGATACGACGGCGAGACGCGCTACCGGGGCATGCAGGAGGTGCTGCAGGTCGAGGGCTTGCACCTGCACCTTTACGGCAAGTTCTACACCCGCCCCTACCGCAAAATGGGCCACATCACCATCGTCGACCCTCAACTCTCCCGCGCCAAGGAAAAAGCCCGCTACGTCAAGCGAACTCTGAAGGTCGTGGCAGGAGGATAGATATCGTGAGCCAATCCAGCAGCAATTCGCCTTCGGTGGGAATCGTTATGGGCAGCCAGTCCGACCTGCGGGTCATGAAGGCGGCGGCCGAGACCCTGGCGGAATTCGATGTGCCGTACGAGTTGACCATCGTCTCGGCCCACCGCACTCCCGAACGCCTCATGCAATACGGAGGCACGGCTCGCGAGCGCGGGCTCAAGGCCCTCATCGCGGGGGCGGGAGGCGCAGCCCACCTTCCTGGAATGCTGGCCGCCGTCACCACCCTCCCCGTCATCGGCGTCCCCGTCAAGTCTTCCAACTCCATCGATGGATGGGACTCAGTCCTCAGCATCTTGCAGATGCCTTCCGGCGTCCCGGTGGCCACCGTGGCCCTCGACGCTTCCAAGAACGCTGCCCTGCTGGCCCTGCAGATCCTCTCCACCGGCGACGACTCTTTGGCCGCCAAGTTGGATGCCTACAAGTCCTCTCTCAAAGAGAAGGTCGACGAAATGATCTCCTCCACCCGCAACGCGGGCTTCCCCAATTCGTTCGACGAGTAACGGCAGGCACGCTGGTGAAGCCATTGAATGACATGCTTTTGGCATAGGCTATAGGATCTCCGGATTCCAAAGGAGATCCCCCGTGGAGAAGTTTGGTTCTGTCACGCGTTCGCTATTGACTCGACCTTTTGCCCGCCAGGGCGCTTTCGACCTCTGCGACCAGAGAGCCCATCAGTTCGGCGGCTTGCCGGTGGCGGAGGAGGGGGGCGGCTTGGCCGGACCAGAGGGAGATGAGGTCGCTGCGGCCCTGCTCGATGGCGGCCTGGCGCAGGGTGCCGGCCAGCCGGCCCTGCAGCGGATAGGGGGCAATGGGGGCAGAGGTCTCGGTCCACTCCTCATACAAGCGGTTGCGGATGCTGCGGGCCAGCCGGCCGCTGAAGACGCGCGTTAGAAGCGTGTGCCGCGCCTCAGGACTGAAGAGCATGCGCCGGTGCAGGGGAGGGGCGCCCGATTCCTCACAGGCCAGGAAGGCCGTACCCAGTTGAACGGCGGCGGCTCCACCAGTCAGTGCCGCCGCTGCGCCCGCCCCGTCGGCGATTCCGCCGGCTGCGATGACCGGCAGGCCGACTTTGGAGACGATCTGGCGCAGCAGCGGCAAGGTGCCGACCAGCGAGTCCTCGGCCTCGGCCATGAAGGAGGGTCGGTGACCGCCCGCCTCCAGGCCCGAGGCCACGATCATGTCGACCCCGGCTTCTTGCAGCGCCTCGGCCTCATCCAGCGTGGTGGCGGCCCCAACCGTCAGGATACCCTGGCGCCGGCACCGCTCCAGAATGCTCTCGGAGGGAATCCCGAAGACGAAGCTGAAGACGGCCGGACGGGCCTCGATGACGGCCGCCGCCTGTGCTTCGAAGTCCTGATAGGTGAGGGAGGGCGGCTGGGCCGGCCTCTGCAGGCCCAGTTCGCGGTAGTAGGGCTCCATCCAATCCATCCCCTCCTCCAGACGGTGAAGGGGATAGTCCTTGGCGGCCTCGTCGTGGTTGGAGACCCACAGGTTGAGTCCGAAGGGCCGGGAGGTGCTTTGGCGGATTTCGTCAGCGGCCCTGAGGATGTCCTCGGGGGAGAGATGAAAGACCCCCAACGATCCCAGACCGCCTGCATTGGATACGCTCGAGACCAGCAATGGAGTGGAGAATCCGCCGCCCATGGGTCCCTGTATGATCGGATAGGGGATGCCCAGCCTCTTGGTCAAGGCCGTCTCAGTCCATTTGCTCATCAACGCTTTCTCCATCAGTAGCCGGCTTCTCCTTCGCCGATGCCAAAAATGACTTCCAGCAGCACGGGCGCCCCCAAGGGCAGGTTTTCAACGCCGACCGCCAGGCGGGTATGCCCCGGCTCGCTGCCGAAAATATCGGCAAAGAGCCTGGAAGCCCCATCGGCGACAGCCGGGTGCTGGGTGAAGTCCGGCGCAGAGGCCACGGTGACTCCCACACGCACCACCGACCTGAGGAGAGTGGGCTCTCCCAGGTGATGGTTGGCAGTGGCCAGAGCGTTGAGGGCAGCGATCAACGCCGCCCCACGCCCCTGCTCGGTTGTCACATCCTGGCCGACCTTTCCGGTGATCGCGGGTTTGCCCTCGATAAGGGGGAGCATTCCGCTCAGGAAGAGCAGTTCTCCCGCCTGCACGGCGCCACTATAGCTGCCCAAGGGAGAGGGCGGCGGGGGCAACTTGAAACCGAGTTGCCTCAAGCGTCTAAGCCAGTTCCGGTGTGGAGTCTTACCAACGGCCTGCATGAGCGCCTCCGTCGACGTGAAGGACTTCTCCGGTGACGAAAGAAGCCTCGCTGAGGTAAAGGACCGCCCGGGAGATTTCCGAGACCTCTCCCAGACGCTGAATCGGGTGCAGCGTTTTCAGGAAGTCATGGTTGGCCGGGTCGTGCATGGGCGTGTCGATGATTCCCGCGCCGATGGCGTTGACGCGGATGCCTTGTGCGGCCAGTTCGATGGCCAGCGCGCGGGTGACGGCGTTGAGTCCCCCCTTGGTGAGGATGGGAAGCGCCGCAGGTACCGCCGCCAAGGGCTGCACGGCCAGGGTGGTTGAGATGTTGACGATGTGCCCCGACTTTTGGCTGATCATCTGAGCCA
The sequence above is a segment of the Acidobacteriota bacterium genome. Coding sequences within it:
- a CDS encoding 5-(carboxyamino)imidazole ribonucleotide synthase → MKDFYRGFKLGILGGGQLGKMLIRSAMDFNIACTVMDPDPKAPCSRFANEFQAGDLTDFDQVVEFGRQADLLTIEIENVNCDALEALEKEGRLVRPQSSVLRLIQDKGLQKQFFEEHGIPTSEFELVEGRHDLSRHAGLLPAFLKLRRAGYDGRGVQRLSNAGDFVQAFQAPSVLEREVDFQKEISVIVARNPSGDVRAFPVVELEFHPEEHLVEFLFSPAELDDETAREASRIACTVAEKLGIEGLLAVEMFLDRQGRVLVNELAPRKHNSGHHTIEANLTSQFEQHLRAIFDLPLGSTHALAPAVMVNLLGAPGYDGETRYRGMQEVLQVEGLHLHLYGKFYTRPYRKMGHITIVDPQLSRAKEKARYVKRTLKVVAGG
- the purE gene encoding 5-(carboxyamino)imidazole ribonucleotide mutase — protein: MGSQSDLRVMKAAAETLAEFDVPYELTIVSAHRTPERLMQYGGTARERGLKALIAGAGGAAHLPGMLAAVTTLPVIGVPVKSSNSIDGWDSVLSILQMPSGVPVATVALDASKNAALLALQILSTGDDSLAAKLDAYKSSLKEKVDEMISSTRNAGFPNSFDE
- a CDS encoding nitronate monooxygenase, translating into MSKWTETALTKRLGIPYPIIQGPMGGGFSTPLLVSSVSNAGGLGSLGVFHLSPEDILRAADEIRQSTSRPFGLNLWVSNHDEAAKDYPLHRLEEGMDWMEPYYRELGLQRPAQPPSLTYQDFEAQAAAVIEARPAVFSFVFGIPSESILERCRRQGILTVGAATTLDEAEALQEAGVDMIVASGLEAGGHRPSFMAEAEDSLVGTLPLLRQIVSKVGLPVIAAGGIADGAGAAAALTGGAAAVQLGTAFLACEESGAPPLHRRMLFSPEARHTLLTRVFSGRLARSIRNRLYEEWTETSAPIAPYPLQGRLAGTLRQAAIEQGRSDLISLWSGQAAPLLRHRQAAELMGSLVAEVESALAGKRSSQ
- a CDS encoding RidA family protein, which translates into the protein MRQLGFKLPPPPSPLGSYSGAVQAGELLFLSGMLPLIEGKPAITGKVGQDVTTEQGRGAALIAALNALATANHHLGEPTLLRSVVRVGVTVASAPDFTQHPAVADGASRLFADIFGSEPGHTRLAVGVENLPLGAPVLLEVIFGIGEGEAGY
- a CDS encoding SDR family oxidoreductase; translation: MHQDNRTAIVTGASSGIGLEIARTLLQSGYQVVANSRRISRSKKLTPSENLVLMDGDVSQPETGARLVETARRQFGSVGLLVNNAGVFIPKPFTEYSEDDFQTLLATNLAGFFHVTQPTVAQMISQKSGHIVNISTTLAVQPLAAVPAALPILTKGGLNAVTRALAIELAAQGIRVNAIGAGIIDTPMHDPANHDFLKTLHPIQRLGEVSEISRAVLYLSEASFVTGEVLHVDGGAHAGRW